In Rutidosis leptorrhynchoides isolate AG116_Rl617_1_P2 chromosome 2, CSIRO_AGI_Rlap_v1, whole genome shotgun sequence, one genomic interval encodes:
- the LOC139889847 gene encoding FBD-associated F-box protein At3g52670-like, with protein MAEEDRISNLPDDIIHHILSFLDLKYAMQTSALSKKWKLVWTLLPKLNLDSYNFSNTSHFNEFVKHALLHRNNLREVSVLELRCRGEVTQFTGKSIVNYARLHNVKRLTIVWAATGLHEFPQFLFSCRALEDLTLSVEDRTSCLARCYISESAWDFPALVKLNLRNFKLDGGRNKRINLFSNYPKVLNPKVLNVVGHQLQNLNASVDSIDVLHCRNLLPKSAEGFDSLKKVNLSWPEIKYVPEKTRLSQLFGVFQKLYSAKFLILDPYIIKKSLFGKGFKSIDKNVKL; from the exons ATGGCAGAAGAAGATAGAATAAGCAACTTgccagatgatattattcatcacaTTCTCTCTTTCCTTGACTTGAAGTATGCTATGCAAACTAGTGCATTATCCAAAAAATGGAAGCTTGTTTGGACTTTATTACCCAAACTTAACTTAGATAGTTACAACTTTTCTAATACATCTCATTTTAATGAATTTGTGAAGCATGCTCTATTACATCGCAACAATCTTAGAGAAGTTTCTGTATTGGAGCTAAGATGCCGGGGAGAAGTTACACAATTTACTGGCAAAAGTATTGTGAACTATGCTCGCTTGCATAATGTTAAGCGATTGACGATAGTATGGGCTGCTACAGGACTTCATGAATTCCCACAGTTTCTTTTCAGTTGTCGGGCTCTCGAGGATCTCACCCTTTCAGTTGAGGATCGTACCTCCTGCCTTGCAAGATGCTACATATCAGAATCAGCTTGGGACTTTCCAGCTTTGGTAAAGTTGAATTTGAGAAATTTTAAATTAGATGGTGGTAGAAATAAGCGCATCAACCTTTTTTCCAA TTATCCAAAGGTTCTCAACCCAAAAGTTCTTAACGTGGTTGGTCATCAGCTTCAGAATCTGAATGCATCTGTCGACTCTATTGATGTACTTCATTGTCGTAATCTTTTGCCGAAGTCTGCAGAAGGCTTTGATTCTCTTAAGAAAGTGAATCTTTCATGGCCTGAGATTAAATATGTACCAGAGAAGACACGTCTTTCCCAATTATTCGGTGTATTCCAGAAACTCTACAGTGCCAAATTTCTTATCCTAGATCCGTACATCATTAAG AAAAGCCTTTTCGGAAAAGGCTTTAAATCCATTGACAAAAATGTCAAGCTTTAG
- the LOC139893235 gene encoding uncharacterized protein yields MNTFLETRYVCSPTKREHVVVPVQLKNYLLEKSPSGTFITDYPQNVHGDVMSEAETKVPDTILTQDEEMLDANVLIKDEVSSEQEAMLKAKIQMQDEAITKQKAMFEARIHMVDQVILEQKAIFEGNIHMEEPPRHLPEWYRGGV; encoded by the exons ATGAATACGTTTCTGGAAACAAGATATGTCTGCAGCCCAACAAAACGGGAACATGTAGTTGTACCTGTTCAACTAAAAAACTACTTGCTTGAGAAGTCTCCAAGTGGCACTTTCATTACAGATTATCCTCAG AACGTACATGGTGATGTAATGTCGGAAGCAGAAACAAAAGTACCAGATACTATATTAACACAAGACGAGGAAATGTTGGATGCAAATGTACTGATAAAAGATGAAGTTAGTAGTGAGCAAGAAGCTATGTTGAAGGCGAAAATACAGATGCAAGATGAAGCCATTACAAAGCAAAAGGCAATGTTTGAGGCTCGTATACATATGGTAGATCAAGTTATTTTAGAGCAGAAGGCGATTTTTGAGGGTAATATACATATGGAAGAACCACCGAGGCATTTGCCTGAGTGGTATCGCGGTGGTGTTTAA